A stretch of Lathyrus oleraceus cultivar Zhongwan6 chromosome 6, CAAS_Psat_ZW6_1.0, whole genome shotgun sequence DNA encodes these proteins:
- the LOC127098339 gene encoding peptidyl-prolyl cis-trans isomerase CYP95 isoform X5 codes for MAIADRDTLGSHFIITLKADHHLDRKHVAFGKLVQGYDVLKKIEDVGDEEGLPSVTVKIVNSGEHNEDGKKTHKSKIGRNGSTEAISHEVRRKGKHRKSSGDRRKKRKHYSSESDSSSDSDTESSESDTDSDSDLSSSSYTSSSSDDRRRKRKRSRKDKHRHGKRRDKRREKKRRKLDKRSKRKSKRESDSQTDTDSASKSNDSSNGLGLDTQGKIQKHEDHAQRNAEVQSSSVLEKESSPMNLKKREELSNVEDGEFPKENGAQRSNGIGANHRSDRYEERQPDVMDDNPGKSRSRSMSPKQTVSKSMSISPKRGSKIPSISPKERLIRSPSGSRSPHAPSQRSLSRSPVRSISRSPVRGRKGRSISRSPVRGRKGRSISRSPVRGRKGRSISRSPMITHIHRIVSKSPVRSPDRRSFSKSPVRSISQSRRSRSSARVSTRRTVSRSPVRVSRKSFSRSPIRSSARSLSRSSGRAPLRSISRSPVRLAGRGNHRSYSRSRSPVRRARTPQERSLSRSVSPDASPKRIRRGRGFSERYSYARRYRTPSRSPVRYRSRSPVRYRYNGRNDRDRYSGYRRYSPRRNRSPLPRRRTPPRYRSRRSRTPSVSCSPPHRSRRYSPSRSPVRHRSPPRVNRRMSSSLSRSPSRSRSSVESQSPRKASKDNRSRSSSRSSDGGKGLVSYGNGSPDSSQK; via the exons ATGGCAATTGCTGATCGTGACACTCTTGGTTCACATTTTATCATCACTTTGAAAGCTGATCACCATCTGGATAG GAAGCATGTAGCTTTTGGCAAACTTGTGCAAGGGTATGATGtattgaagaaaattgaagatGTGGGTGATGAAGAAGGACTCCCATCCGTAACTGTTAAAATAGTTAATAGTGGTGAACATAATGAGG aTGGTAAGAAGACTCACAAGTCAAAAATTGGAAGGAATGGATCTACTGAAGCCATTAGTCATGAAGTGCGGAGGAAGGGAAAACATAGAAAGTCTTCAGGAGACAGAAGGAAAAAGAGAAAACATTACTCATCAGAATCAGATAGTTCCTCAGATTCAGACACAGAATCTTCAGAAAGTGACACTGACTCTGACTCGGATTTGTCCTCTTCATCTTACACTAGCTCTTCTAGTGATGATAGGCGAAGGAAGAGAAAGAGATCCAGGAAAGATAAACATAGACATGGAAAAAGAAGAGATAAACGCCGAGAAAAGAAGCGAAGGAAACTAGATAAGCGATCAAAACGTAAATCAAAGAG GGAGTCAGACAGTCAAACTGATACAGATAGTGCAAGTAAGAGTAACGATAGCTCCAATGGCCTAGGTCTTGATACTCAAGGGAAAATTCAAAAGCATGAAGATCATGCTCAGAGAAATG CCGAAGTCCAGTCATCCTCAGTTTTGGAGAAAGAATCATCTCCTATGAATCTTAAAAAGAGGGAGGAGCTGAGCAATGTAGAGGATGGAGAATTCCCGAAGGAAAATGGAGCGCAGCGTAGCAACGGCATTGGGGCCAACCATAGATCTGACAGATACGAAGAGAGGCAGCCTGACGTGATGGATGATAATCCAGGAAAATCTAG GAGTCGAAGCATGAGTCCTAAGCAAACCGTGAGCAAGAGTATGAGTATTAGTCCCAAGCGTGGGAGCAAAATCCCAAGCATTAGTCCAAAAGAGAGGTTGATCAGAAGTCCAAGTGGTAGTAGAAGCCCTCATGCTCCGTCACAGAGGAGTTTGAGCAGGAGTCCTGTTAGAAGCATCAGCAGAAGCCCTGTGAGAGGGAGGAAGGGGAGAAGTATCAGTAGAAGCCCTGTGAGAGGGAGGAAGGGGAGAAGTATCAGTAGAAGCCCTGTGAGAGGGAGGAAGGGGAGAAGTATCAGTAGAAGCCCTATGATAACACACATTCATAGAATTGTTAGCAAGAGCCCTGTGAGAAGTCCTGACCGCAGAAGTTTTAGCAAGAGCCCTGTGAGATCTATTTCTCAAAGTCGTAGGAGCAGGAGTTCTGCTAGAGTATCAACACGAAGAACAGTCAGTAGGAGTCCTGTGAGAGTGTCAAGAAAGAGCTTCAGCAGAAGTCCAATTAGATCATCTGCCAGAAGTCTCAGCAGAAGTTCTGGCCGAGCTCCTTTGAGAAGCATTAGCCGAAGTCCTGTTAGATTGGCAGGGAGAGGCAATCACCGCAGCTATTCCAGGAGTCGTAGCCCTGTCCGTAGGGCAAGGACACCACAAGAGAGGAGTCTGTCAAGGAGTGTGTCACCTGATGCTTCACCAAAACGTATCAGGAGAGGAAGGGGTTTCAGTGAACGATACTCTTATGCTAGAAGGTACAGAACCCCCTCCCGGTCTCCTGTCAGGTACCGCTCCCGGTCTCCTGTCAGATACCGCTATAACGGAAGGAATGATCGTGACAG ATATTCTGGATACAGAAGGTACTCCCCAAGGCGTAATAGGAGCCCGCTGCCACGGAGAAGAACTCCACCAAG GTACCGAAGTAGGAGAAGCAGGACACCATCTGTATCATGCAGCCCACCTCACCGTTCTCGACGGTATAGCCCAAGCCGTAGCCCGGTTCGCCATCGCTCACCTCCTCGTGTGAATAGGCGCATGTCATCATCCCTTAGCAGGAGTCCATCTCGATCCAGGTCTTCTGTGGAATCACAGTCTCCAAGGAAAGCAAGCAAAGATAACAGGTCAAGGTCTTCTTCTAGAAGCTCAGATGGAGGGAAAGGCTTGGTGTCTTACGGAAATGGCTCTCCTGATTCAAGCCAAAAGTGA